In Plasmodium cynomolgi strain B DNA, chromosome 6, whole genome shotgun sequence, the sequence ACAAACTTGTTAAGGATGTTTGGCTTCGccgcgtgtttttttttttttttccatacgGTTGTCCCTTCGAGTGGACATATACTCCAAGTGTGTCACAGATCGAGGATGTGGATAATTGTGAATGGTCATACGTTTACACGCTTGTGCACGTGCACTTGCTCGCCTTGGCATTCGCCTTCCTTTTACTTTAAttttgcttccattttggtTTGACGCGCATGCGAACCCCCCGGCAACGTTCCGCAGCTCAACTGCCAACCCGGGCCCACCCGATGACGGGGCGCATCGACCCCATTATTAGGTACCTCCGCCCCCTCCAGACGGAACACCTGTTCAGGTAATACAtccaaatgggaaataaaaaagtacgaTTTTAACACTGGCGCGCGCATCGCATTTGACTACCCCTTTTCAGTTACCGGcccatgtgtgtgtgtagcTAACACGGAGGGAATGGATCATAGCCATCGTCCAATGGGCtaaatttatgaacaaaaatgggaaggaaaaaaaaaaaatttgcattccCACTCCTAGTGTGTGACAAACCCTTCCAAAGGCAGCCACGCACATGCGAAAGTTTGTGTAAACgatcatatgtacacatttgttTCCCTCCTTGTGTGTACACTTTTAcctttatgcatttttttccccacgtATGAACACACAAaattaggggaaaaaaaaattaatcaaaaCAAAAGTAGCAAATGTGCAAATAATTTACTCATTAAATTTACATTTCGACAcctaaggaaaaaaaaaaaaataNNNNNNNNNNNNNNNNNNNNNNNNNNNNNNNNNNNNNNNNNNNNNNNNNNNNNNNNNNNNNNNNNNNNNNNNNNNNNNNNNNNNNNNNNNNNNNNNNNNNNNNNNNNNNNNNNNNNNNNNNNNNNNNNNNNNNNNNNNNNNNNNNNNNNNNNNNNNNNNNNNNNNNNNNNNNNNNNNNNNNNNNNNNNNNNNNNNNNNNNNNNNNNNNNNATAATCTAGGTTTTATTATCGCAAATGCATGTTTAAACTTTCCCATCGTTGTATGTGCAACTTAAAAGATATTGAGGAACACACACACTTGTGCGCCGGAAATTGGACAAACGCGATAaaagggagaggaaaaaaaaaaatagcaaacggTGAAGTAGCAAAACGGTGAAGTAGCAAAACGATGAAGTAGCAAAACGGCGAAGTAGCAAAACTGCCACGTGACAATATATCGCTTTAATCGAAAGAatcgacaaaaaaaaaaaaaaattcaccactttttttaattccttgtaaaaaaaattccctaaTTTTAAGTTATGAGCGCCAGGTGTAATTTCCCCTAGGGCTGCCCTCTTACACACACGCGCAATCGAGCACGTGCAAACGAATACGCACACATCAACACTCACACATCAACACGCACAAAGCAACACTCGCACCCACGCATGCGAAATCTGCACGCACTTACCCTCGCACACATCGCCCGTGACTCAAAAGATACAcccacacacacgcacattcCACCTGTCCGCCTTCCCTAATGAAAATATCTaacgctttttttctcttccagTTGATCATCGTATCGTGCTGTTTCACACCATGTCTGTCTCACAAACGATACGCCACTAGGGGGTCACTGCATTCATTAAAGTCGATCGAGCATGAAGtgcagaggaagaaaaacaacaagaaaaaaattatcttgtATTCCATAGGCTCCATTTTAGCATTAGCAGCAGTTATAGCAACTGGGGTAGGTATTGGAatgtacattaaaaaaaaaaaactcgctGGAAAAATTACAAGAATTTGAACCTGAAAAGTcggaaaacaaaacagatGAGAGCGATCTACTGTTGGACAAATCCGAGGCTGCCAATGTTGAGGTCAAGGGAGACAGCGAAGATGTTACTCAGGTGAGCAGCCCGAGCGAAGTGCTCGACACGGAACCCTCCATGAGCGAAACGCTCAATGTGGAGCCGATCTTAAACGAGACGGTGAACATGGAACCAGTCGTAGGCGAAAATGCCAACTTCGAAGACAGCGCGAAGGAAGAAGTGCACACTGAACCCATATCAGTCGAACCAGTGAACGCTGAACCAGCCATCGACGAAGTGTTGAACGCAGAACCCATTTCAGTCGAACCGGTAATCGTTGAACCAACCGTCGAGAAAGTGATGAACCCAGAACCCATTTCAATCGAACCGGTGAACGCTGAACCAACAATCGACGAAGTGATGAAGACAGAACCCATTCTAACCGAATCATTGAACGTGGAACCCGCAGGAAACGAAACGGAGAATATCGTGCCAACCTCAGTCGAACCGGCGAACGTTGAACCAACCGTCGACGAAGTGATGAACGCAGAACCCATTTCAACCGAACCGGTAAACGTTGAACCAACCATCGACGAAGTGATGAACGCAGAACCCATTTCAACCGAACCGGTGAACGTTGAACCAACCGTCGACGAAGTGATGAACTCAGAACCCATTTTAACCGAACCAGCGAACGTTGAACCAGCAGTAGGCGAAACGTTGAGACAGGAGCCAACATTGAGCGAAGTGGAGACCAAAGAACCAACTATCGACGAAGTGATGAATGCAGAACCCATTTCAACCGAACCAGTGAACGTGGAATCAGGAGGAAACGAAACGGAGAATATCGTGCCAACCTCAGTCGAACCGGTGAACCCCGAACCCATCGTAGAAGAACCCCCCAGCGCCGAAGAAACTGCGAACTTCGCAGACAGCGTAAAGGAAGACGTGAGCCCTGAATCAACCTCAGTCGAATCACTGGACGTGGAATCCACCATAAGCGAACCAATAAGCAGTGATCCCTACCCAGTAGAATCGGTGAGCATGGAACCAACGGACAACGAAACGGTGAAGATGGAACAAACGGACAACGAAACGGTGAGCATGGAACCAACGGACAACGAAACGGTGAAGATGGAACAAACGGACAACGAAACGGTGAGCATGGAACCAACGGACAACGAAACGGTGAAGATGGAACAAACGGACAACGAAACGGTGAGCATGGAACCAACGGACAACGAAACGGTGAACCCCGAACCCAGCGTAGCAGAACCTCCCAGCGACAAGACTTGCAATGTAGAAGTAGACACACAGCTGTTTACTGATGAAGACCTTTCATCCGTTGCGAACGTATCCGATAAAGCGAGTGATGAGACACCTCCAGAACGAAGTGACTTCCCGGATTCtatatttgaagaaaatttggaTAACACCAACTCGCCTCTGAAGATGGAAGATGCGTTGGTTGACTCCCCAGTAAGTGACGAAGCGCAACGTGAACCGACTGAATCGGTTAAATCGGCTGAAGCGGCTGAATCCGCTGAAGCGGGTTATAGCACGCATAGCGGAAGTGGTGACGCAACGCCAAGTGCCCCCAGCAACAGTGACGATGCCagcggaaataaaaattcggGAATTTCTGGGAAGGATAGATTATTCAAAACTTATGACTCAGATGTAGAACCCCCTATTGTCCCAGAAAAGTACCCAACGGTTGGAATTAATGATACCCCCCAAACGGGTTCTGAGGAAATGTCATCGAAAAATAGTGTTCCTTCGTCTTCCAAAGCTCCGGATGCGCCGAAGATCTCCACTCAAGATAAGCAGTCCGTTCCCGATAAGCAATCCGTTCCCGATAAGCAGTCCGCCTCCCCTAAGCAGTCCGTTCCCGATAAGCAGTCCGCTTCCCCTAAGCAGTCCGCCTCCCCTAAGCAGTCCGCTTCCGATAGGAAGTCCGCCTCCCCTAAGCAGTCCACTTCCGATAGGCAGTCCGCCTCCCCTAAAAATGACGATACTCCCAAAATCACCAGCTCTGCCCGAATTTTCACCACCTCTTCGAATGGGAACAAAGGATTTGGGTTTCGCCTATTCGCAGATGCCTCAGGTtcgaataataaaaagggacGTTCAGGTGCTCCCCTCATTAAGTTTAGAAAAAGGGTTAActgatgtaaaaaatttgtatgcaTAACGAACGGGGGTGCAGGACGTTACCCTTAAGTTGAACATGTGCAGATGTACATACCCCTTTCTGTTCGAGTGGACACGTCTAGATTATCCAGAGATGCGTAATGTAAGCAATGGTTCAGATCATAattggaggaggaagaggcgGACCTCAATGGTGCGCCTTCTTTGATATCGAGACACGGCGTGTTATGAAGCCGAAAGGGTGACTTACCTTCACTCATTGAGGACTGTGGAACGCTTCGCCTAGTTTCCCCAAGCAGAGTTGCCGCACATCACCCCGTCAGCCCGTCAGCCCATCATCCGttgtcccattttgttaagcACCACCACCATCAAGTAACTGCCGAACGGCCGAACGGACGAATTCTTTAAAAGCACACACCGAGGAGTAATATGGCCCCTCCTCCCTTGGTCACATAGTTCTCTTTTCGGAAGAGGGACTAATCTTTGAAGTTCAGagttaattaattttttctttctactACATATGTGCCTCCGGTTCATCAGCACTGTGTCGTGTCCGCGATACGCCATGGAGAATAGCATTGTGTCAGTGGTCAGAAGTCGCACGTTCGTGCGTCCACGTATCCAAATTTTATGagcgtttcttttttattccttcatTATTCTTTAATGTTTTATgcgtaattaaaaaaaaaaaaaaaaaaaaaaaggaaaaagtgtgccttcttttaatttataccCAATTAAGTGCAAATTATGGTAGCCTCTTAGCACAGGGCCATTAATTTTTGTTGAGTGCTTTAAGCTTCTGCATGCTTGTGTCGGTGTGCCGACATGTGTGCACACCGACGTTGTATGCCTTCATGGTAGGGGGGGGTTAAGACGACAGGCCCGTCGATACATACACCCGCTTTGCAAATATCCCTACGTGGTATAGTGTGCcactattcatttttttcacgtcgCGCATTGCGTTTCGTTATATGCCTCGTTACATAACTTACGCTTTTCCCCCGCgactaatttttttgtagcaGCTTTAGAATTCCGCCCCTCCTCCCCACCACCatctttaaatttaatagtacatttttttttttttttactaatcGTAGTGATTCCCCAAGAAGGGTTGTGTGCGAAAGCACGCCTTCTGCTTTCCTTGTTCTGATGGGGTTGCAATGGATATGCGTTTCGCTGATCAGGAAAAGGTGGTGTGCAGTAAGGGATGATTCCAAATtcgtggaggaagaaaaatgggaacgcCGAAAGGAGGTTACGGGAAAATTGGGTCCATCCTAATTTTGCTGCATTCCGATATGAACTACCCCAATTTGGCTTTTAACCATATTTTGGGGTCTGTTCTTAAATTGGTCTGAAGGGGATATGCCCTAAAGGCATCCTTCTGGTAGGTATTCTTTTTCGAAGCCATTTTGAGCAAAAAGGGTGGTCCATCTTCTCACGAAGTGGTATTATCCCAatggggaagtaaaaaataagaaaaaaaaaaaaaaaaaagggggaacctCTTCCAGCCATTTCGAAAATGAATTTTCTTCACCAATGTGTGGTTTGCACCTTGTGAGAACGGCGTCCCGTCTTTGTCAAATTCCGTTGTGGGGAAGTCTCTACGTCATGAATTCAACTTGGgaaaggaatattttttctttttttcttttttttccttttttttctttttttcttccttttttttccttttttttccttttcgacaTTTGCTCATGCGTTCCCAGGGCGCAACGCCAGTCGAGCGACAACAGTTGGTAGGCGCCTTACACATGGTGGAACATTCGTAGTGGAAactctccccatttgggattAAATCAAAATAATTCGAGGAACAAGGATGACGTATGTCGGCGTATTCATATCGCTGAGtttaccaaaaaaggggaaagagaCGAATNNNNNNNNNNcgaaaaaaaaataataaaaaaaaaaaaaagaaaataaaaaaagaaaataaaaaaaaggaaataaaaaacataattctTCGCACATATTAACACCATGCAGTGTAAAATCATgcttcttctatttttttttgtttttaccaTACTGCAAGTTGCCTAACAGCGCTATTTACTTCCTTACATCACTTGCAGGTGAATGGCAACACGGCAGACATATCCATGTAGACGGACTGGAATGTCTACGGCGAGGAGTCTCAAATGGGTATTACACAGCTGCTTATCCCTACATGTtgctcaaattttttacaatttcctTGTTGGtattgttttcttttctcacTTTCTCTACCTCTTTCATTGCGAGCAGGTTCCCATGACATGAGGTACATATGACCTTCAGTCCTGCGAAGTAGGTTGATCAGTGAAAAGTAACTATGTGCATTtctaatgagaaaaaatggatacatatgttctcatttttgcaccGCCATGTGCAGCAGTTCTATTCGTCACTCCCTTTCGTTACCTTCCGAAGTATCCCAATGAACTTTCACATTGGTCTGCTTGACTTTATCACACCTCCAGCACCTGTAGGGGTAGGAataggcagaaaaaaataatcaggtGATGTCCTTAGGGAGATATTTAGCATGGATTGTTCACTACaaggagggggaaatatgCCCTCTACCATCCTCAGTCTTACATGAAAGCCTTCAAAGAACTGTATTTATGCACAACTGCACTCTTGGGATCGAATTTACTATCCAGGTGCTTCCTCGGGAGGGGCTCAAACTTCTTCAGAAGCTTCACCGCTTTGTTCCTCTCCTTGCTAACGTTGGACGACAGGATGCTCACTAAGTCGCTCTTCTTGTAGTCCTTGTGCTTGACCATGTTGACGGGGGCGCACTGGGccggtgggggaaaaaaggaacagcgAATGGAGGCGCAAATGGGAGCGCAAAAGGGAGACGAAAAAGTGATGCACAAATTGAAGCTCCAAATGAAGCTCCAAATGGAACTCCAAATGGAACTCCAAATGTGGAGTGCAATTCCTCGCGCAGAAAAGTTACGCGCAAGAAAGCGAAGGCCAAGGGgcgaagtggagaaaaattcCACAAGTAGTAAAACTGGCTTGGGCACGAGCAGGATGGTCCTCTCAATTAGCAAAGCGACACAAAATTAAGTGTTCCGTTTGGGCGGCGCCTGTCGAGTGGCCGCCGCCAGGAGGGACAAAAGCGGGGCACTTTAAGTGGTCGCGCATGCATACCCACGTGTGGATGCTCACTTGTGTGGTTACTCACTTATGTGGATGCTCACTTATGTGGATGCTCACTTCTGCGGATGCTCACTTGTGTGGACACTCTCCCGCGGGCGCGTTCATGCGTGCAAACGGGCATGCGTCGCCAATAGCCGCCGCgcgcaaaatgtgaaagcgCAATATCTCGCAAAAACGCTCCCAAATTGTTTCTTCACTGGAtggtccaaaaaaaaaaaaatactctcCGTTCGCCTTACGTTGAAAAAActgccttttattttaagaggcatagaaaaaaaaaattagcaaactGAGCGGAAGGAAGCGATATGAGGAAATAGCCCGACGAATCAGTCCGACGAAGCATTCCGACGAAGCAGCCCGGCGAAGCAGTCCAACAAAGCAGCTCGACGAAGCAGTCCGACGAAGCAGCCCGACAAAACTGCGCCTTCAAAGAAGAGAATGAACCAATTGGTGAAAAGGCCAGAGCGcgcaaatgtgcatatgtacatataattgCAGTGCGCGATAGGGGGTCGTCTACATATGCTCTCATGTGACTGCACACGCACGAcagcgtttttttccctccatttttggAGGTAAAAATAACCtcgaagttttttttttttttttggcagctCTGTGGATACTTCATTTCATTTACATTACATGATAGTTCTGTGTAGACGAGCTGTCCCGCACGCAACGTCGCTATCCCGCGCATACTTTACAACGCTGTTGAATCGAAACTGTTGCAGCACGAAGAAGAGGGAGATTACCACTACCAAAATGACGGCTAAAATGACGGCGAAAATGACGGCGAAAACGCTGGACATAGTGGACCAAGCGGGAAAAAGTATGAGTCGAGAAAAACTCaaggatgaaataaaaatcttATTCACAGACATAGATGGGACTCTGCTTAACAGTGATCATAAGCTATCCCCACTGAATATCCAAACGTTGGTAAAGGccaaagaaaaaggaattaaaattGTGTTTTCCACAGGGAGACCCATATTTTCTGTACAAGGAGTCATAggagaagaattaaaaaaaaatgacttgAAGTTATTTCCAGGAATATATCTAAATGGATGTATAACGTATGatgaaaatggagaaaaaataattgaccACGTTATTAatgatgaattaaaaatggaaattcataatttcacaaaaaaaaacaaattcgaTCAGTACTGCATTTGGTACACTGTGGACAAAACGTTTTGTTTTAccataaatgaagaaatcaGAAACTACATGAATATTGAAAGCGTCTCTCCTGAAATTATTAACGAAGCAACATTTAAAACGATGACTATGTATAAAGTACTCATGTGTTTAAAtgagcaaaatattttctccatttttcaatCCTGCAAGGATCTATTTGCTCACAAAATTAACGTAGCTAATActtttatgaattatattGAATTATTTCACCAGAAAACCAACAAGTTTGAGGGAGTGAAAAAGATTTGCGAGAATTACAATATCAGTTTGAATAATGCCTTGGTCATTGGGGATGGCGAGAATGACATGGAAATGCTCGAGGGAGTGCCCACTTCTGTTGCGCCCAGTAATGCCTCCGATAAGGTTAAGAGGTGTGCTAAGTATATTGGCCCCTCCAACAACGACGACGTGGTTAGTCACGCGCTCCAGACGTTTTGCGGGGTCCACCCGTGAGGCGGCGCGGTGTAGCTGTGTGTAGAGGTGTCACGTGGAGAGGCGTCATTTGTAGAGGTGTCATGTGAAGAGGCGCCGTGTGAAGCGCTGCGAACCGCTGCGAACCGAGGCCGTTGCGCGAGGAAGGAGGTTGGCCAAGCGGTAAAGCGACGCATTACGCTCCAGCCGGACTTCTCGATGTGCGGCTTGGAGCGACATGGCGCAGCTAGACCAGACCTTGCTCCACGCACAGCACACACACGGAACGAACTGCCCAGCGCCACCCCAAACTGCGttctcaatttttaaagGTCCTCCCCACCCCATCCCCTGTCATATTGTTTTAATGTgcttaattaaattttagtGCTGATTTTTTcgcgaacattttttttgagcgcGTCGGTGCTCTACGGGAGCACGGCGCTGCCCGAGTTTATTGCGTCTTAATTGTTCCTTTATTAACCCCCCCTGAGCTGACTACTCCCTAATTAATTgccattcattttttccctcgcTGGGCGTTATGTCGTTGGACGCCAGCACATGCACCGCGTAGACATTCGCTGTTCTGTATTCCGATGCACCTTTTGCTGGTTTTCCAACCGGTTAATTAACGTCTCTTTGGTGGAACCCCATGCCACACCCCACTTGGATGATCCAGCAAAATGGACGCTCTGTCAACTCAGCAAAaggattaaattttttcctacgATTATTTGTGTGTCCCGTAAAAGTgaccctttcctttttttacgtaaattTTGGATAATTCACTTGGAACGGTTACCCTGTTTGAGGGGTCACTTCCTGGGGGAAGGTATATGATTATTATGTCTCCCCAAAGGGGATGTAGTGACAGCCCGATCGATCCATTCTTcgtcttaaaaaaaaggaccacAAATGGGATAAAAGAGAAGGAGGGAGGAATGAGGGAAGCAtgagggaagaagcaaaatgaggAGCGCTACGTGGTGGTAATTTCCACCTGCCACTGGGTGATTCCCTTTGATGTGCCTTCCTGGGCAGATTATCCAGTGGGAGCTTCCTCCCCCAAAACtgaaagtaaaaatggaattacaaaagggggaaaaaattgaacgagCGAGAGGCAATTTTTGAGAAAGGGACGCGGCGGTGGCGAATGGCGGCGAATGAAGCGAAGCGAATAGCTCCGGCTGGTGCGCAAGCAGCAGCTcggctgaaaaaaaaataaagtggcAGATGGGAAATGGCATATGGCAGATGGTAAGTGACAAATGGCAAATGGCACATGTCAAATGGCAGATGTCAAATGGCGAAGTAGCGTGCGAAACATGAAGGGGCGCGCGATCCGCCTCCGGAGGTCCCCTCGACTGTCCTTTTTCAGACCAACGaaatagtttaaaaaaaagagcaacaaAGAAACCCGCGATAGTGCTCGACATTTACGCAGCGCTGCGGGAAGAAAAGAGACTTTGAGAAGGGTGGATCCTTAACACTCGAACTGAGAAGAAATTGGGAATCTCTCACCCCTTGACGAAGAGAAGCTGCCCAGGATGGAGGAcgacaagggggaaaaagcaaaTGGAGGGTCAGCCGACTTGTGCAGCCAAAGCGACGACGTTGTGGGGGATGACGAGTACCCGGAGGAATTTTCCGAATCGGGCGAATCCAATGAGTTTTTAGAAGGGAGCggcgggggaagcggcgaggGAAGCGGCGGGAAAAGCGGCGGGAAAAGGGACGAAGGGAGCGACGAAGGAATTGACGAAGGAACCGACGAAGCAATCGACGAAGCAATCGACGAAGCAACCGACGAAGCAACCGACGAAGCAATCGACGAAGCAACCGACGAAGCAACCGACGAAGGTGAAGTCCGATTtgccaaaatgaaagaagaagTCCTGCATGTGcacaagaaaaatatcagCGGACTGAAGACAGTACGAAAGGGAAGTAGCCTCATACTGACCGGAAATGATAACTGCATCCGCATATATGAATTCCAGAGTATGAacagggaggaaaaaagctGTTCCAAACTTATCACCTTAGCAGAAGGGTCCATCATTCAGTCTGTAGATGCCACTAGTAACCTTATTTTGGTAGCCAATGGAAATAaagcatatgtatatgacCGTACAGGTAAAATACTGAAAAATACAATCAGGGGAGATATGTACATTACCGATGTTAATAAAACGAGAGGACACACCAGAAGTGTTAACTGTTGTCGTTTCCATCCGtgtaatgaaaatatattcgtAAGTGGCAGCTTAGATAGTACCCTTAGAATTTGGAacttggagaaaaatatttgctacGGGATTGATAAAGAGCTAGTTCATCATCAATGTATTAAAGTGGTGAATGAAAGGAACATGATGCAAAATAATGTCCTTTGTTGTCAGTTCGTCCGGGATGGAAACTCTATCATATTAGGATGTGAAAACGGACAGATAGAAgtgagaaataaaatatcaaatGACTATATGTATAGCCCCAAACCTAAGCAACATATCAGAAGGGAGATTTCCCATTCTGACTCCGTTGTCGATATTTtgacatgcaaaaaaagggataactttttttttaccaggAGCTTAGATAACACCGTTAAGTATTGGGATAGAAGGAACCTACAAAGGTGCGTGAAAGCTATTGAA encodes:
- a CDS encoding early transcribed membrane protein (ETRAMP;~putative); protein product: VLECTLKKKNSLEKLQEFEPEKSENKTDESDLLLDKSEAANVEVKGDSEDVTQVSSPSEVLDTEPSMSETLNVEPILNETVNMEPVVGENANFEDSAKEEVHTEPISVEPVNAEPAIDEVLNAEPISVEPVIVEPTVEKVMNPEPISIEPVNAEPTIDEVMKTEPILTESLNVEPAGNETENIVPTSVEPANVEPTVDEVMNAEPISTEPVNVEPTIDEVMNAEPISTEPVNVEPTVDEVMNSEPILTEPANVEPAVGETLRQEPTLSEVETKEPTIDEVMNAEPISTEPVNVESGGNETENIVPTSVEPVNPEPIVEEPPSAEETANFADSVKEDVSPESTSVESLDVESTISEPISSDPYPVESVSMEPTDNETVKMEQTDNETVSMEPTDNETVKMEQTDNETVSMEPTDNETVKMEQTDNETVSMEPTDNETVNPEPSVAEPPSDKTCNVEVDTQLFTDEDLSSVANVSDKASDETPPERSDFPDSIFEENLDNTNSPLKMEDALVDSPVSDEAQREPTESVKSAEAAESAEAGYSTHSGSGDATPSAPSNSDDASGNKNSGISGKDRLFKTYDSDVEPPIVPEKYPTVGINDTPQTGSEEMSSKNSVPSSSKAPDAPKISTQDKQSVPDKQSVPDKQSASPKQSVPDKQSASPKQSASPKQSASDRKSASPKQSTSDRQSASPKNDDTPKITSSARIFTTSSNGNKGFGFRLFADASGSNNKKGRSGAPLIKFRKRVN
- a CDS encoding hypothetical protein (putative), with product MVKHKDYKKSDLVSILSSNVSKERNKAVKLLKKFEPLPRKHLDSKFDPKSAVVHKYSSLKAFMCWRCDKVKQTNVKVHWDTSEGLKVICTSCHGNLLAMKEVEKVRKENNTNKEIVKNLSNM
- a CDS encoding haloacid dehalogenase (putative), with the translated sequence MTAKMTAKMTAKTLDIVDQAGKSMSREKLKDEIKILFTDIDGTLLNSDHKLSPLNIQTLVKAKEKGIKIVFSTGRPIFSVQGVIGEELKKNDLKLFPGIYLNGCITYDENGEKIIDHVINDELKMEIHNFTKKNKFDQYCIWYTVDKTFCFTINEEIRNYMNIESVSPEIINEATFKTMTMYKVLMCLNEQNIFSIFQSCKDLFAHKINVANTFMNYIELFHQKTNKFEGVKKICENYNISLNNALVIGDGENDMEMLEGVPTSVAPSNASDKVKRCAKYIGPSNNDDVVSHALQTFCGVH